The proteins below come from a single Salinivibrio kushneri genomic window:
- a CDS encoding DNA internalization-related competence protein ComEC/Rec2 gives MTLTFTLTAALAVLSLPWWPMLPPIWVCIMTVIVFFIGWKRRWWWLAGSALGLTWAVLSASLYQADVIHVISHQEDTTISGTVGTLFSAKTGAQAIIFDVDKINQTRLPPFRSARVRVYWQSPPYPKQGERWQLLVTFKPPYGRLNEAGFDAEQYYVARRVHAKARLKQATRLTEQVSWRQQLLDKLSPVLSPLAFGPHLLALSLGEREWLTPADWDTLTRSGLAHLMAISGLHIGLAYGIGWQIGRWARVFLPERRLFLWLPLYVAVGVASLYAALAGFALPTQRALIALMLVSITKRLGARISLLNLLQLTLLLVLLRDPFAGFSVSFWLSFAAVGALCIAHYSLTHVASGGRKHTRPWLRPIKQLIGIQLILLVGMLPLQLGLFAGISAAATPINLVAVPWVGMVTVPLVFVGLLSESLSLSRVADWVWGGANASLQPVMALADQAADTWLPAPVTSAGWAISAMVLVWGLYGWRWHRLKAVMLVLVAAVVAWREPNPVNWQIDVLDVGHGLAVLISKNNRAVLYDTGNRWQVGGIAQAVIAPILTHRQVRQLDGLILSHGDSDHDGGAEFISATYSPQWRRASERRDGYQACVAGERWRWQGLTFSVLWPPAKKSRADNDDSCVIRVSGDGRSVLLTGDIEASGEADLLASLTDKQALNSDIILVPHHGSASSSSSAFIRAVDPIWGVASTGLLNPWQLPSQAVTLAYQNAGITWLDTAANGQVRWQDVGSGWQLTRWRQDRSDYWYRQMFKRRPVYLDADL, from the coding sequence ATGACGCTGACCTTTACACTGACTGCCGCACTGGCTGTGCTGTCGCTACCTTGGTGGCCAATGTTACCGCCAATTTGGGTCTGCATCATGACAGTTATCGTCTTCTTTATTGGGTGGAAAAGACGTTGGTGGTGGCTCGCTGGGAGCGCGTTAGGGCTCACTTGGGCTGTATTGTCCGCAAGCTTGTATCAAGCCGACGTGATCCACGTCATTTCACACCAAGAGGATACTACAATCAGTGGGACAGTGGGCACCCTTTTTAGTGCGAAAACGGGCGCGCAAGCGATTATTTTTGACGTCGATAAAATTAATCAAACAAGACTGCCGCCTTTTCGCTCAGCCAGAGTGCGTGTTTATTGGCAATCTCCCCCGTACCCTAAGCAAGGCGAGCGCTGGCAATTGCTGGTGACGTTTAAGCCGCCTTATGGGCGGTTAAACGAGGCAGGGTTCGATGCCGAACAGTATTATGTGGCAAGGCGTGTGCACGCCAAGGCACGTTTGAAACAGGCGACCCGTTTGACCGAGCAGGTGAGTTGGCGTCAGCAGTTGCTTGATAAACTCAGCCCAGTTTTGTCGCCGCTTGCCTTTGGTCCGCACCTTTTGGCATTGAGCCTTGGTGAGCGTGAGTGGCTAACTCCAGCGGACTGGGACACCCTGACACGCAGTGGTTTGGCGCATTTGATGGCCATTTCAGGATTGCATATCGGTTTGGCTTACGGGATAGGGTGGCAAATCGGTCGCTGGGCGCGCGTCTTTCTCCCTGAGCGACGCCTGTTTTTATGGTTGCCGTTGTACGTTGCGGTTGGGGTGGCGTCGCTCTATGCGGCATTAGCCGGGTTTGCACTGCCCACTCAGCGCGCGCTCATTGCATTGATGCTGGTCTCGATCACTAAACGCTTGGGTGCCCGAATTTCCCTGCTCAATTTGCTGCAGTTAACTTTGCTATTGGTATTGCTCCGCGATCCTTTTGCTGGTTTCTCGGTGAGTTTTTGGCTCTCATTTGCCGCCGTGGGGGCCTTATGCATCGCGCATTACTCGCTGACTCACGTCGCTTCTGGTGGTCGAAAACACACAAGGCCTTGGCTTCGTCCAATCAAGCAGCTTATTGGTATTCAACTGATTCTATTAGTGGGGATGCTCCCTTTGCAGTTGGGGTTGTTTGCAGGGATCAGCGCTGCCGCCACGCCCATTAACCTTGTGGCGGTCCCTTGGGTAGGCATGGTGACCGTACCCCTGGTTTTTGTCGGCCTACTGAGTGAGAGTTTATCGCTCTCCCGTGTCGCGGATTGGGTGTGGGGCGGGGCAAATGCCAGCCTTCAACCTGTTATGGCGCTGGCTGATCAGGCTGCTGACACCTGGTTACCCGCCCCAGTTACCTCGGCAGGCTGGGCAATATCGGCGATGGTGCTCGTTTGGGGTCTCTACGGGTGGCGCTGGCATCGTTTAAAAGCGGTAATGCTGGTCCTTGTCGCGGCGGTAGTGGCTTGGCGAGAACCCAATCCGGTCAACTGGCAAATTGATGTGTTGGACGTTGGTCATGGGCTCGCTGTATTGATCAGTAAGAATAACCGTGCGGTGCTCTATGACACGGGCAACCGCTGGCAGGTGGGTGGCATTGCTCAGGCGGTTATCGCACCGATTCTGACCCATCGGCAAGTCAGGCAGTTAGATGGCCTGATTCTTAGCCATGGTGACAGTGACCATGATGGTGGCGCTGAATTTATTTCTGCTACTTATTCACCACAGTGGCGACGCGCCAGTGAGCGTCGCGATGGGTATCAAGCCTGTGTGGCCGGAGAGCGTTGGCGCTGGCAAGGACTTACCTTTTCGGTACTCTGGCCGCCAGCAAAAAAGTCGCGTGCTGATAATGATGACTCCTGTGTGATCCGGGTGTCTGGCGATGGGCGTAGCGTGTTGCTCACGGGCGATATAGAAGCGAGTGGGGAGGCTGATTTGTTGGCCTCTCTGACTGACAAACAGGCACTTAATAGTGACATCATCTTAGTGCCCCATCATGGTAGTGCGTCTTCGTCTTCCTCAGCGTTTATTCGCGCCGTTGACCCTATTTGGGGCGTGGCGTCAACAGGGCTTCTCAACCCATGGCAGCTTCCGTCACAAGCGGTGACGTTGGCTTATCAAAACGCTGGTATTACCTGGCTTGATACGGCCGCGAATGGCCAAGTGCGTTGGCAGGACGTCGGCTCTGGTTGGCAGTTAACACGTTGGCGGCAGGACCGCAGCGATTATTGGTATCGTCAGATGTTTAAACGTCGGCCAGTATATTTGGACGCAGACTTGTAA
- the msbA gene encoding lipid A ABC transporter ATP-binding protein/permease MsbA yields MSEYQDKTTWQTFKQLWPYIANYKVGLIVAIIALVINAASDTLMLSMLKPLLDQGFTYDDVKGDFLKWMPVYLVALMVIRGLSSFVSAYCLSWVSGHVVMTMRRRMFNHFMKMPVSFFDQESSGALLSRITYDSEQVASATSSALVSLVREGASIIGLMALMFWSSWQLSAILLVIAPVVAISIRIVSKRFRRISSNMQDAMGSVTSSAEQMLKGHKVVLSYGGQDVEKTRFEKVSNRMRQQTMKLVSAQAIANPVIQLIASMALVVVLILANTEAIRSELTAGTFAVVFGAMFGLMRPLKSLTNVTSQFQRGMAACHSLFNLMELETEKDTGTHEVEQVNGDIQVDNVVFTYPTRDAPALNHVSFELPAGQTLALVGRSGSGKSTIANLLTRFYELDSGVITLDGVPIEDYTLGNLRQHVAVVSQNVHLFNDTVANNIAYAAEHKYSREQIEHAAKLAYADDFIRELDHGYDTMIGENGVSLSGGQRQRLAIARALLRNAPVLILDEATSALDTESERAIQAALDELQKDRTVLVIAHRLSTIEDADQILVVDEGEIVERGSHQALLERDGAYAQLHRIQFGD; encoded by the coding sequence ATGAGCGAATATCAAGATAAAACGACCTGGCAGACGTTTAAGCAGCTATGGCCCTACATTGCTAACTATAAAGTAGGCCTCATTGTTGCCATTATTGCGTTGGTGATTAATGCCGCCAGTGACACCCTGATGCTCTCAATGCTGAAGCCGTTGCTTGATCAAGGCTTTACCTATGACGATGTCAAAGGCGATTTCCTCAAATGGATGCCTGTCTATTTGGTCGCACTCATGGTGATACGTGGCTTGTCGAGCTTTGTGTCCGCTTATTGCTTATCTTGGGTATCGGGTCATGTGGTGATGACCATGCGCCGCCGGATGTTCAATCACTTTATGAAAATGCCCGTCAGCTTTTTTGATCAAGAGTCGTCGGGGGCACTGCTTTCTCGGATTACGTATGACTCAGAACAAGTGGCGTCAGCGACCAGTAGCGCCTTGGTCAGTTTGGTGCGCGAAGGGGCATCCATCATCGGTTTGATGGCGTTGATGTTTTGGTCAAGCTGGCAGCTCTCCGCCATTCTTCTGGTGATTGCGCCGGTGGTCGCGATTTCTATTCGCATCGTCTCTAAGCGCTTCCGTCGCATTTCTTCCAATATGCAAGATGCAATGGGGTCGGTGACTAGCTCCGCCGAGCAAATGCTTAAGGGGCACAAAGTGGTGCTTAGCTACGGTGGACAAGACGTTGAAAAAACGCGTTTTGAGAAAGTCAGTAACCGTATGCGTCAGCAGACCATGAAGCTGGTGTCTGCACAAGCGATTGCCAACCCAGTGATCCAGTTAATTGCGTCAATGGCATTGGTGGTGGTGTTGATTTTGGCCAACACCGAGGCGATCCGCTCTGAGCTAACTGCAGGTACCTTTGCGGTGGTGTTTGGTGCCATGTTTGGTCTGATGCGCCCACTTAAATCTTTGACCAACGTCACCTCGCAATTCCAACGCGGGATGGCGGCTTGCCATAGCTTATTTAACCTGATGGAGCTTGAGACCGAGAAAGACACCGGGACGCATGAGGTTGAGCAGGTCAATGGCGATATTCAGGTCGATAATGTGGTCTTTACTTACCCCACTCGCGACGCACCGGCACTCAACCATGTCAGCTTTGAGCTGCCCGCGGGTCAAACCCTAGCGCTGGTGGGACGCTCAGGGTCAGGAAAAAGTACCATTGCCAACTTGTTAACCCGTTTTTATGAACTTGACAGTGGCGTGATTACGCTCGATGGCGTACCGATTGAGGACTATACGCTGGGTAATTTGCGCCAGCATGTCGCGGTGGTGTCGCAAAACGTTCACCTGTTTAATGACACGGTGGCGAATAACATCGCGTATGCCGCAGAACATAAATACAGCCGTGAGCAAATAGAGCATGCCGCCAAGCTTGCCTACGCTGATGACTTTATTCGAGAGCTTGACCATGGCTATGACACCATGATTGGTGAAAACGGGGTGAGCTTGTCAGGCGGACAGCGTCAGCGCTTGGCCATTGCGCGCGCCTTGCTACGTAACGCGCCAGTTTTGATCCTGGATGAAGCAACGTCGGCACTGGATACCGAGTCTGAGCGTGCGATTCAGGCGGCATTGGATGAGCTGCAAAAAGACCGTACGGTGTTAGTGATTGCACACCGGTTGTCGACCATTGAAGATGCCGATCAGATTCTGGTTGTCGACGAAGGTGAGATCGTCGAGCGTGGTAGTCATCAAGCACTACTTGAACGTGATGGCGCTTATGCACAACTTCACCGTATCCAGTTTGGTGACTGA